A genomic segment from Pseudosulfitobacter sp. DSM 107133 encodes:
- a CDS encoding helix-turn-helix transcriptional regulator, protein MTIQRLVGRNLKHYREAAGLSQEVLAFECGLHRTYISGVERGIRNPTIAVLAKLAEPLEIEPWRLLVGED, encoded by the coding sequence ATGACCATTCAGCGGCTCGTGGGCCGAAACCTCAAACACTATCGTGAAGCTGCGGGGCTCTCTCAAGAGGTTCTGGCCTTTGAGTGCGGCCTGCACCGAACCTACATCAGCGGAGTCGAGCGAGGCATCAGGAATCCCACGATCGCTGTGTTGGCGAAGCTGGCTGAACCATTGGAAATTGAGCCGTGGAGGTTGCTGGTGGGCGAGGACTAA